The nucleotide window GCACGCCTATGGATTACACTTGTGCTTCCAAATTGTCACGAGATAGTAGCACTGCTCTAGCTTATCACACTTCTTACCGGCAGCTCGTTGGAAGACTATTATACCTAACCAATACACGGCTAGACATTGTTTATGCTATAGGGCAACTTAGTCAGTTCATTGATGCCCAACTGATGAGCACATGCGGACAACTTTTCGTGTGTTAAAATACTTAAAAGGATGCCCATTCGTTGGTGTTTTCTTTTCAACAGACAATGACCTCAAGCTCACTGGTTTTGCTGATGCCGATTGGACAACATGTACAGATACTCGAAAGTCTATCACTGGCCACTGCTTCTATCTTGGAAGTTCCTTAATTAGTTGGAAGAGTAAGAAACAAAGCACCGTCGCTAGATCCTCATCCGAGGCAGAATATCGAGCCTTGGCATTGGCTACTTGCCAAGCTCAATGGATATCTTTCATCATGCATGACCTTAGATAGCCCCTAACGGAGCCTATTACTCTCTTTTGTGACAATAAATTCGCCATTCACATTGCCACTAATCCTATTTTTCACGAACGCACAAAGCATATCGGGTGGATTGCCACACCGCTCGGAATCAAAACCTATTTGGCCTCACTCACTTGATGCCAGTCTCCTCATCTAATCAGCTTGCAGATTTTCTGACAAAAACTTTGGCACCAGATTCTTTTGCGGTTAATCTTTTTAAACTAGGACTTCTAAACATCCACAGCCCTAGTTTGCGGAAGGATGTAAGTTGAG belongs to Arachis duranensis cultivar V14167 chromosome 8, aradu.V14167.gnm2.J7QH, whole genome shotgun sequence and includes:
- the LOC107460868 gene encoding uncharacterized mitochondrial protein AtMg00810-like gives rise to the protein MEVARFSNGIHICQRKYVLDILKDFGYLDYKPVSTPMDYTCASKLSRDSSTALAYHTSYRQLVGRLLYLTNTRLDIVYAIGQLNNDLKLTGFADADWTTCTDTRKSITGHCFYLGSSLISWKSKKQSTVARSSSEAEYRALALATCQAQWISFIMHDLR